A section of the Paenibacillus aurantius genome encodes:
- a CDS encoding cupin domain-containing protein has product MSRIAMVEAASPIDLPSPLIRADLAWALFWPETPAGSLPKGGGHAFMPLSRWLWESLGRVTGFLRTGSAETVWVLAPPCEPSARELLTRLLSFWSAEVYWVPEGDAPCTDFSGYENRWLPPVQDVYAKPEEGSVWDKAAEKSGQGEDRYLMPALGVGRVDMKVQVVNPGTASVELHSHSTLDEYYLVLSGRGTLRMASHRIPVGPGSLIAKPSGPDLTSQILADQNEPVVVLDIEAFTSPTGRKDVCVCPDENLMILQGAGWWSTVPLTNMEPIE; this is encoded by the coding sequence ATGTCAAGAATCGCTATGGTGGAAGCGGCCTCGCCGATCGATTTACCGTCACCCTTGATCCGGGCGGATCTGGCCTGGGCTCTCTTTTGGCCGGAGACGCCCGCAGGGTCGCTTCCGAAAGGCGGAGGCCATGCCTTCATGCCCTTGTCCCGTTGGCTGTGGGAGTCACTCGGCCGCGTAACCGGCTTTCTGCGCACCGGCTCCGCCGAGACCGTATGGGTTTTGGCCCCGCCCTGCGAGCCGTCCGCCCGCGAGCTTCTGACTCGGCTGCTCTCCTTCTGGAGTGCGGAGGTCTACTGGGTACCTGAGGGCGATGCGCCCTGCACGGACTTTTCCGGATACGAGAACCGCTGGCTGCCTCCCGTACAGGATGTCTATGCGAAGCCGGAGGAGGGATCCGTCTGGGACAAAGCGGCTGAGAAGAGCGGGCAGGGCGAGGACCGGTACCTTATGCCAGCCCTCGGGGTGGGCCGGGTGGACATGAAGGTGCAGGTCGTTAACCCCGGGACCGCTTCGGTTGAGCTTCACAGCCACAGCACCCTGGACGAGTACTATTTGGTTCTGAGCGGCCGCGGCACCTTGCGTATGGCCTCTCACCGCATCCCCGTCGGACCGGGATCGCTCATTGCCAAGCCCAGCGGACCGGACTTAACCAGTCAAATCCTTGCGGATCAGAACGAGCCGGTGGTGGTGCTGGACATCGAAGCCTTCACCTCTCCTACCGGCCGCAAAGACGTCTGTGTGTGCCCGGATGAGAATTTAATGATTCTCCAAGGAGCCGGCTGGTGGTCCACGGTCCCTTTAACCAACATGGAGCCAATCGAGTAA
- a CDS encoding M3 family oligoendopeptidase, whose amino-acid sequence MKFPDYSYTRPDMEAFREEFQALLEQFRQAESFEEQSAAMEAVNAARTRVSSMFTIARIRHTINTQDPFYKAEQDFMDENSPVYQGLINDFYKALAESPFREQLEAKWGRQLFATAELAQKTFSLVIVEDLKAENRKSSEYIKLVASARIEFDGQELTLSQLAPYMESTDREMRKRATDARYSFYEANEETVDGIYDDLVQMRTEMARKLGYRNFIELGYARMSRTDYGPEQVAAFRAQVLEHLVPVASELSERRRKRLGLDRLRYYDGLSFLNGNPTPKGEPAWIVEKARRMYAELSPETDEFFRLMLDKGLMDLESKPGKRVGGYCTFIGSTKEPFIFSNFNGTAHDVDVLTHEAGHAFQAYMSRDFAVPEYVHPTLDACEIHSMSMEFFAWPWMESFFQEDTDKYKFSHLSKAVTFIPYGVAVDEFQHLVYENPDMTPAERKQAWRDTERKYLPGRQYDDMPFLERGGFWHQQQHIFKSPFYYIDYTLAQLCALQYWTRANEDRAAAWSSYLTLCRAGGSDSFDALVKLAGLRSPFEEGSVSSIIGGIRSWLNGVDDTKL is encoded by the coding sequence ATGAAGTTTCCGGATTACTCCTACACCCGTCCCGACATGGAGGCGTTCCGCGAGGAATTCCAAGCCCTCCTGGAGCAGTTCCGCCAAGCGGAATCGTTCGAGGAACAGAGCGCGGCCATGGAGGCGGTCAACGCGGCCCGAACGCGCGTCTCTTCCATGTTCACCATTGCCCGCATCCGTCATACCATCAACACTCAGGATCCTTTTTACAAGGCGGAGCAGGATTTTATGGACGAGAACAGCCCTGTTTACCAAGGCCTGATCAACGATTTCTATAAAGCGCTTGCCGAATCGCCGTTTCGGGAGCAGCTCGAAGCCAAGTGGGGCCGTCAGCTGTTTGCCACCGCCGAATTGGCTCAGAAAACGTTCTCCCTGGTCATCGTGGAGGATCTGAAGGCCGAGAACCGCAAATCGAGCGAATACATAAAACTCGTTGCCTCCGCGCGGATTGAGTTTGACGGCCAGGAGCTAACACTGTCCCAGCTCGCCCCGTATATGGAATCGACGGACCGGGAGATGCGCAAGCGCGCCACCGATGCCCGCTATTCCTTCTATGAAGCGAACGAGGAAACGGTGGACGGCATCTACGACGACCTCGTCCAGATGCGGACGGAGATGGCCCGGAAGCTCGGCTACCGGAATTTTATCGAGCTCGGGTACGCCCGCATGAGCCGGACGGATTACGGCCCGGAGCAGGTGGCCGCCTTCCGGGCTCAGGTGCTCGAGCATCTTGTTCCGGTGGCCAGTGAGCTCAGCGAACGCCGCCGCAAGCGGCTCGGGCTCGACCGGCTGCGCTATTACGACGGCCTCTCCTTCCTGAACGGCAACCCGACGCCGAAGGGCGAGCCGGCCTGGATCGTCGAGAAGGCCCGCCGGATGTACGCGGAGCTGTCCCCGGAGACGGACGAGTTCTTCCGGCTCATGCTCGACAAGGGTCTAATGGACCTCGAGAGCAAGCCCGGCAAGCGGGTCGGCGGCTACTGTACGTTTATCGGGTCGACGAAGGAGCCGTTCATTTTCTCGAATTTTAACGGCACGGCCCATGATGTCGATGTGCTGACCCACGAGGCGGGGCATGCTTTTCAGGCTTACATGAGCCGGGATTTTGCCGTTCCGGAGTATGTTCACCCGACCCTCGACGCCTGTGAGATCCATTCCATGAGCATGGAATTCTTCGCGTGGCCGTGGATGGAGTCCTTCTTCCAAGAGGATACGGACAAATACAAGTTCTCCCACCTGAGCAAGGCGGTGACGTTCATCCCTTACGGAGTGGCCGTGGATGAATTCCAGCACCTCGTCTACGAGAACCCCGACATGACGCCGGCCGAGCGCAAGCAAGCCTGGCGCGACACGGAGCGCAAATACCTCCCGGGCCGGCAGTACGACGACATGCCGTTCCTCGAGCGCGGCGGGTTCTGGCACCAGCAGCAGCACATTTTCAAAAGCCCGTTCTACTACATTGACTATACGCTCGCCCAGCTCTGCGCCCTCCAGTACTGGACCCGGGCGAACGAGGACCGGGCCGCGGCCTGGTCGAGCTACCTCACCCTGTGCCGGGCCGGCGGCAGCGATTCGTTCGATGCGCTGGTGAAGCTTGCCGGCCTGCGCTCTCCATTCGAGGAAGGCTCCGTGTCCTCCATCATCGGAGGAATCCGAAGCTGGCTGAACGGCGTGGACGATACGAAGCTGTAA
- a CDS encoding APC family permease: MVSTLKRWLIGRPLKSTELGEQRLNKKKALAILSSDALSSVAYGPEQILLVLITISAAAFWYSIPIGMGVLVLLLALILSYRQIIFAYPHGGGAYVVSKQNLGTYPGLIAGGSLLVDYILTVAVSVSAGTDAITSAFPALHAHTVSIAVVFVILITILNLRGLTESASILAYPVYLFVLALFILIGAGLYNILTGGVSPGLHAPIGTPVAGISLFLLLRAFASGSSALTGVEAISNAIPNFKDPAPNNAAKTLMAMGAILALLFSGIVFLAYYYGIVPKAEVTVVSQIAEQTFGRNFMYFFIQGTTALILILAANTGYSAFPLLAVNLAKDKFIPRMFTVRGDRLGYSNGIIILGFLSILLILASKGQTEELIPLYAVGVFIPFTLSQTGMMIKWIRQKPEGWVLKLIINTTGALISFTVTMMFFLTKLAQVWPVFVFLPLIVYLFNRIKKHYEAVSEQLRLTTCEPAVPIEGNVVILPVAGLTHVVEHSLNYAKSLSADQIIAVFVPFEREAGAQFEEKWSKWQPDVRLVTLHSPYRSIIQPLSKFIDVVQRKASESHYQVTVIIPQFIPKKGWHNILHNQTSFMIRAHLLYRKDVIVTTVPYHLKK, from the coding sequence ATGGTATCTACTTTAAAACGGTGGTTAATCGGGCGGCCTCTTAAATCAACGGAATTAGGGGAGCAAAGACTGAATAAGAAAAAGGCATTGGCCATTCTTTCCTCGGATGCCTTATCCTCCGTTGCCTACGGTCCGGAACAAATTCTGTTGGTTTTAATCACCATAAGTGCCGCAGCATTTTGGTATTCGATCCCGATTGGAATGGGTGTGTTGGTCTTGTTACTGGCACTCATTTTATCCTATCGGCAAATCATCTTTGCTTATCCGCATGGCGGGGGAGCATATGTGGTATCCAAGCAAAATTTGGGTACCTACCCTGGACTTATTGCCGGAGGTTCCTTGCTTGTGGACTATATCCTAACGGTAGCCGTCAGTGTGTCTGCCGGAACGGATGCGATCACTTCCGCTTTTCCAGCTCTACATGCGCATACGGTGAGCATTGCCGTCGTGTTTGTGATTTTAATAACCATTTTGAACTTAAGGGGTCTGACGGAATCGGCTTCGATTTTAGCGTATCCGGTTTATTTATTTGTTCTAGCCTTATTTATTTTAATTGGCGCAGGCCTCTACAACATTCTAACAGGTGGTGTTTCACCGGGTTTACATGCACCGATTGGGACACCGGTAGCAGGCATCAGCTTATTTCTTCTCCTAAGAGCCTTCGCTTCGGGGAGTTCGGCTTTAACCGGGGTTGAAGCCATTTCGAACGCCATTCCGAATTTTAAAGATCCCGCCCCTAATAACGCTGCCAAAACCTTAATGGCCATGGGGGCAATACTTGCCTTGTTATTTTCAGGCATCGTGTTTTTAGCTTATTATTACGGAATTGTACCTAAAGCAGAGGTAACCGTAGTTTCGCAAATCGCGGAACAGACGTTTGGACGGAATTTCATGTATTTCTTCATTCAGGGGACAACGGCATTGATCTTGATTCTTGCGGCTAACACAGGCTATTCGGCTTTTCCGCTGCTTGCTGTGAATCTCGCGAAGGATAAGTTCATACCGAGAATGTTTACCGTACGGGGAGACCGCCTTGGGTACTCCAATGGGATTATCATTCTGGGCTTTTTATCGATCCTGCTGATCCTTGCGTCTAAAGGACAAACCGAAGAATTGATCCCCCTGTATGCCGTAGGCGTGTTCATTCCCTTTACCTTGTCCCAAACCGGGATGATGATCAAGTGGATTCGTCAAAAGCCGGAAGGATGGGTTCTCAAACTCATTATTAACACGACCGGGGCGCTAATCAGTTTCACCGTCACGATGATGTTCTTTTTAACCAAATTGGCGCAGGTTTGGCCCGTATTCGTATTTTTACCGCTCATCGTTTACCTTTTCAACCGGATCAAGAAGCATTACGAAGCGGTAAGCGAACAGTTACGACTTACCACTTGTGAACCGGCGGTACCCATTGAGGGAAATGTCGTCATCTTGCCTGTGGCTGGCCTTACGCATGTGGTGGAACATTCCTTGAACTATGCCAAATCTTTGTCGGCTGATCAGATTATTGCCGTTTTCGTTCCTTTTGAACGAGAAGCTGGAGCGCAGTTTGAAGAAAAATGGAGCAAGTGGCAGCCGGATGTGAGGCTGGTTACGCTGCATTCCCCTTATCGGAGTATCATTCAGCCGCTCAGCAAATTTATTGATGTTGTGCAGCGCAAAGCGAGTGAGTCCCACTATCAGGTTACGGTGATTATTCCGCAGTTCATTCCTAAGAAAGGTTGGCACAACATTCTGCATAATCAAACAAGCTTCATGATCCGCGCCCATTTGCTCTATCGCAAAGACGTGATCGTCACAACGGTTCCGTACCACTTAAAGAAATAG
- a CDS encoding aldo/keto reductase — protein MEYVKLGKTGLEVSRLCLGCMSYGVPDRGPHPWSLDEEQSRPFIRRALELGINFFDTANVYSDGTSEEIVGRALKDFATRDEVVIATKVHGRMRKGPNGGGLSRKAILSEIDHSLKRLGTDYVDLYQIHRWDPATPIEETMEALHDVVKAGKARYIGASSMFAWQFLKALHTAEKNGWTRFVSMQNYLNLLYREEEREMLPLCRAEGIGVIPWSPMARGRLTRAWDETSYRSETDEVQKKLYSATEEADRRVVERVAELAAERGVPRAQVALAWVLRQETVTAPIIGATKPHHLEDAVAALSLTLTDEEAARLEEPYVPHPVLGGLN, from the coding sequence ATGGAATACGTCAAATTGGGCAAAACCGGTCTCGAGGTCTCGAGGCTCTGTCTCGGCTGCATGAGCTACGGGGTCCCGGACCGGGGGCCTCATCCCTGGTCGCTCGATGAGGAGCAAAGCCGGCCGTTTATCCGCCGGGCGCTCGAGCTCGGCATCAACTTCTTCGATACGGCGAATGTCTACTCCGACGGGACCAGCGAAGAGATCGTGGGCCGGGCGCTGAAGGATTTCGCGACCCGCGACGAGGTTGTCATCGCCACGAAGGTGCACGGCCGCATGCGCAAAGGGCCGAACGGCGGCGGGCTGTCCCGCAAGGCGATTCTAAGCGAGATCGACCACAGCCTGAAACGGCTCGGCACGGACTATGTGGACCTGTACCAGATCCACCGCTGGGACCCCGCGACGCCCATCGAGGAAACGATGGAGGCGCTCCACGATGTCGTGAAGGCCGGCAAAGCCCGTTACATCGGGGCTTCCTCGATGTTCGCCTGGCAGTTCCTGAAGGCGCTCCATACCGCCGAGAAGAACGGCTGGACCCGGTTCGTCAGCATGCAGAACTACTTGAACCTCCTCTACCGCGAGGAGGAGAGGGAGATGCTTCCCCTCTGCCGGGCCGAAGGCATCGGCGTCATCCCGTGGAGCCCGATGGCGCGCGGCCGGCTGACGCGGGCCTGGGACGAGACGAGCTACCGCTCCGAGACGGACGAGGTCCAGAAGAAGCTCTACTCCGCCACGGAGGAGGCCGACCGCCGGGTGGTGGAGCGCGTGGCCGAGCTCGCCGCCGAGCGGGGCGTGCCCCGGGCGCAGGTGGCGCTCGCCTGGGTGCTCCGGCAGGAGACGGTAACGGCACCCATCATCGGAGCGACCAAGCCGCACCACCTGGAGGATGCCGTGGCCGCCCTCTCGCTGACGCTGACGGATGAAGAAGCCGCGCGGCTCGAGGAGCCGTATGTGCCGCATCCAGTGCTGGGCGGGCTGAACTAG
- a CDS encoding DNA-binding response regulator: MEFDKAYEAFIEKEKKQAAGSRRERLRLGQGHAEKAFLKEVWWPAFGHFEHLHVEYEVQDFKDGIRYLDYAYLRPPYRICFEIDGFGPHARDLSRWQFADNLLRQNHLVMDHWTVLRFSYDDITEKPRRCQQMIQQLMGRWFGDEASPPDLNYRDKEIVRLAVHKQGAITPRDVSQRLSITTRYARALLHKLVDQGILLPATGNERVRSFRLAPQGRGYFL, from the coding sequence ATGGAATTCGACAAAGCCTACGAAGCATTCATCGAAAAAGAGAAAAAACAGGCGGCCGGCTCCCGACGGGAGAGACTCCGTTTAGGTCAGGGGCACGCCGAAAAAGCCTTCCTGAAGGAGGTTTGGTGGCCCGCCTTCGGGCATTTCGAACACCTTCATGTCGAATATGAAGTTCAGGATTTTAAGGATGGAATCCGGTACCTGGACTACGCTTATCTACGTCCCCCGTACCGGATTTGCTTCGAGATCGACGGCTTCGGGCCGCATGCCCGGGACCTCAGCCGGTGGCAGTTCGCAGATAACCTCTTGCGCCAGAATCATCTGGTGATGGATCACTGGACCGTTCTGCGCTTCTCCTATGACGATATTACCGAGAAGCCCCGCCGGTGCCAGCAGATGATCCAGCAGCTGATGGGCCGCTGGTTTGGGGATGAGGCTTCCCCTCCGGACTTGAATTACCGGGACAAGGAAATCGTCCGGCTGGCCGTCCATAAGCAAGGGGCCATTACCCCACGGGATGTCAGCCAGCGCTTAAGCATTACGACCCGGTACGCCAGGGCACTCCTGCACAAGCTGGTGGACCAAGGGATACTGCTCCCCGCCACCGGTAACGAGAGGGTGCGGTCCTTCCGGCTTGCTCCGCAGGGCCGAGGGTACTTCCTGTAG
- a CDS encoding TetR/AcrR family transcriptional regulator translates to MKADDTPKAGLRERKKQKTKAAIQHHALRLFKEQGYQQTTTEQIAEAAEVSPSTLFRYFPTKEALVLEDDFDPYLIEAFRSQPQELTAVQALRETIRQVASLVPEEERLSIRERMDLSMSVPELKAAALSHTVSMLDFIARLIAEREGKGAGEPYVLASAGALIGVILSAHQYSAQHPGEDFLEVIDRLLGAMEEAPLGSRLR, encoded by the coding sequence GTGAAGGCAGACGACACGCCCAAGGCCGGACTCCGCGAACGCAAGAAGCAGAAAACGAAAGCGGCTATCCAGCATCATGCCCTGAGGCTTTTTAAAGAGCAGGGCTACCAGCAGACGACCACCGAACAAATCGCCGAGGCGGCGGAGGTTTCCCCGAGCACCTTGTTCCGTTATTTCCCGACCAAGGAAGCCCTCGTGCTCGAGGATGACTTCGATCCCTATCTAATCGAGGCCTTCCGCTCCCAGCCACAGGAGCTTACTGCGGTTCAGGCCCTCCGGGAAACCATCCGGCAGGTCGCCTCCCTCGTTCCGGAGGAAGAACGCCTAAGCATCCGGGAACGGATGGACCTCTCGATGAGCGTGCCGGAATTGAAAGCGGCCGCCTTGAGCCATACCGTGTCCATGCTGGATTTCATCGCCCGGCTGATCGCCGAACGGGAGGGCAAGGGAGCAGGGGAGCCTTATGTTCTCGCTTCAGCGGGAGCCCTGATCGGCGTTATTCTCTCGGCCCACCAATACTCCGCCCAGCACCCGGGGGAAGATTTCCTCGAGGTCATCGACCGGCTGCTTGGGGCTATGGAGGAAGCCCCTCTCGGCTCCCGTCTCCGCTAG
- a CDS encoding ABC transporter ATP-binding protein — MRPIVACSNVTKSYGRHEAVRGLDLMLEERTIYGLLGRNGAGKTTLLNMIVGSLFPDSGVIEVGGIRLRAGETPAQVCYIREKNLYPGSAKVIDVLQMASAFHPNWDWDYARELLQAFRLNPAKKIRQLSRGMESLVGNIVGLASRAPLTIFDEPVLGLDVLMRERFYRALVEDWADHPRTILFSTHLIDEIAKVVEKVYILEAGTMLLHDEVDRLHTQAHLFRGTKESVSAAAANKRILYKETYGGGMLAAVYDSIGERERATAAKLGVSIEGLPLQKFFTYLIEGGESGV; from the coding sequence ATGAGGCCCATAGTGGCATGCTCCAACGTGACCAAAAGCTACGGCCGCCATGAGGCGGTCCGCGGGCTGGACCTGATGCTGGAGGAGAGAACGATTTACGGCCTGCTTGGCCGAAACGGAGCCGGCAAAACCACCCTGCTCAACATGATCGTGGGAAGCCTGTTTCCCGACAGCGGTGTGATTGAAGTGGGCGGCATCCGTCTGAGAGCGGGAGAGACGCCCGCCCAAGTCTGCTATATCCGGGAAAAGAACCTTTATCCCGGCAGCGCCAAGGTCATCGACGTTCTGCAGATGGCTTCGGCTTTTCACCCCAACTGGGACTGGGATTACGCAAGAGAGCTCCTGCAAGCCTTCCGGCTGAACCCCGCGAAGAAGATCCGCCAGCTCTCCAGAGGAATGGAATCGCTTGTGGGCAATATCGTCGGTCTCGCGAGCCGGGCCCCCTTGACCATTTTCGATGAGCCGGTGCTCGGCTTGGATGTGTTGATGCGGGAACGGTTTTACCGGGCCTTGGTGGAGGATTGGGCGGACCATCCCCGGACTATCCTGTTCTCCACTCATTTGATCGATGAAATCGCGAAGGTGGTGGAGAAGGTATATATCTTGGAGGCGGGGACCATGCTGCTGCACGACGAGGTGGACCGCCTGCACACCCAGGCTCACCTGTTTAGGGGGACCAAGGAGAGCGTGAGCGCGGCGGCGGCCAACAAGCGGATTCTATACAAGGAAACCTACGGCGGCGGAATGCTGGCGGCGGTGTATGACTCGATCGGGGAGAGGGAGCGGGCCACGGCCGCCAAGCTCGGGGTGTCCATCGAGGGACTGCCGCTGCAGAAATTTTTCACTTATTTGATCGAAGGGGGCGAATCGGGTGTATAG
- a CDS encoding ABC transporter ATP-binding protein produces the protein MIQLNQLSKSYKTNEWALRKLDLTIGKGMFGLLGPNGAGKTTLMRILATLLRPTEGTGTVNGRPLTKPEEIREIVGYLPQFFQIYPQLTGREFLEYAAVMKGIEDRRERKRQIAELLDKVNLTDKAHRKIKSYSGGMKQRLGIAQALLGSPEVIIVDEPTAGLDPEERVRFRHLLGELSLQRIVILSTHIVADIESSCQQAAVLSRGSLRFCGSLEELQAHGENRVWEVTVSEREFAGLSPLPIVASRRTGSGIHCRIISSEAPAADAVTVPPTLEDGYLALIGGNRHE, from the coding sequence ATGATTCAGCTCAACCAATTATCCAAAAGCTACAAAACGAACGAATGGGCCTTGCGCAAGCTCGACCTCACCATTGGCAAAGGCATGTTCGGCCTCCTCGGACCGAACGGGGCGGGCAAAACTACTCTGATGCGCATTCTGGCCACCCTGCTGCGCCCCACGGAAGGAACGGGAACGGTCAACGGCCGTCCCCTGACGAAGCCGGAGGAGATCCGCGAGATTGTAGGCTATCTCCCGCAGTTCTTTCAGATCTACCCGCAGCTGACCGGACGGGAGTTTCTCGAGTATGCCGCCGTGATGAAAGGGATCGAAGACCGCAGGGAGCGGAAGCGGCAGATCGCCGAGCTGCTCGACAAGGTGAACCTGACCGACAAGGCGCATCGCAAAATCAAATCGTATTCCGGCGGCATGAAGCAGCGGCTCGGCATCGCCCAGGCCCTGCTCGGAAGCCCCGAGGTGATCATCGTGGACGAGCCGACCGCCGGTCTCGATCCGGAGGAGCGGGTCCGCTTCCGTCACCTCCTCGGCGAGCTGAGCCTGCAGCGCATCGTGATTCTCTCCACGCATATCGTGGCGGACATCGAGAGCTCCTGCCAGCAGGCCGCGGTCCTCTCCCGCGGCTCCCTCCGCTTCTGCGGCAGCCTGGAGGAGCTGCAGGCCCACGGGGAGAACCGCGTCTGGGAGGTGACGGTGAGCGAGCGGGAATTCGCCGGGCTGTCTCCGCTGCCCATTGTCGCCAGCCGCCGCACCGGAAGCGGAATCCATTGCCGGATCATCAGCTCCGAGGCTCCTGCGGCGGACGCCGTCACGGTCCCTCCGACGCTGGAGGACGGCTACCTCGCTCTGATCGGGGGGAACCGTCATGAGTAA
- a CDS encoding RNA polymerase sigma factor — protein sequence MLTDEQLVQAMARGDQAAFEAFVHRYHGPLLGYLERTLQDARKAEDLVQEVFLRLIRQLRNGRPPDPVRPWLYKVALNLCRDYWKSPGYRTGSHLVEEPPERMDSEPSVSEIYERQETRKELLETLDELPEVQRHIIVLRFYQELKLQEIAAALEIPLSSIKTHLYTGLKKLQKRLLGRPKESLKERKEPPHARTDR from the coding sequence ATGCTGACGGATGAACAGCTGGTCCAGGCCATGGCCCGGGGCGACCAGGCGGCGTTCGAAGCCTTCGTTCACCGCTATCACGGCCCCCTGCTCGGCTATTTGGAGCGTACTCTCCAGGATGCCCGGAAGGCCGAGGATCTGGTTCAGGAGGTGTTCCTCCGTCTGATCCGCCAGCTAAGGAACGGCCGGCCGCCCGATCCGGTCCGTCCCTGGCTGTATAAGGTCGCTTTGAATCTGTGCCGTGACTATTGGAAAAGCCCGGGTTACCGTACCGGGAGCCATCTCGTCGAAGAGCCGCCCGAGCGCATGGATTCCGAGCCGTCGGTTTCGGAAATTTATGAGCGGCAGGAGACCCGTAAGGAGCTGCTGGAAACGCTGGACGAGCTGCCCGAGGTGCAGCGGCACATTATCGTGCTGCGCTTCTACCAGGAGCTGAAGCTTCAGGAGATCGCCGCCGCGCTCGAGATTCCCCTCAGCTCCATAAAGACCCATCTGTATACGGGACTGAAGAAGCTTCAGAAACGCCTCCTCGGGAGGCCTAAGGAATCTCTTAAGGAAAGGAAGGAGCCCCCTCATGCGAGAACCGACCGATGA
- a CDS encoding TetR/AcrR family transcriptional regulator, with translation MPLNEDQLTQIRDERKEQIMAAGLRVFAKRGLAHTKMSMIAAEAGISHGLLYHYFKSKDELFLQLLQSAMEESIAGVQELYRLPGSPLDKLRSLTELILLPENAAHFMLIHHARTAEDMPDKARQILQDYSMKTYIDQLLPLFEEGQKMGELVEDEPRRLITTYLTVLTALMVLNTHEHEDFRQMEPAVLLRMIAKPGAL, from the coding sequence GTGCCGTTAAACGAAGATCAGCTGACGCAGATCCGGGACGAACGCAAGGAACAGATTATGGCGGCCGGGCTCCGCGTTTTTGCCAAGCGCGGGCTCGCCCATACGAAGATGAGCATGATTGCGGCGGAAGCGGGCATCAGCCACGGCCTGCTGTATCATTACTTCAAATCCAAGGACGAGCTGTTCCTTCAGCTGCTTCAGTCCGCCATGGAGGAATCGATAGCAGGCGTGCAGGAGCTCTACCGGCTTCCCGGCTCGCCTCTAGACAAGCTGCGCAGCCTGACGGAGCTTATTCTCCTGCCGGAAAATGCCGCTCACTTTATGCTGATTCATCACGCCCGTACCGCGGAAGACATGCCGGACAAGGCCAGACAGATTCTCCAGGATTATTCTATGAAGACCTACATCGACCAGCTGCTTCCTCTGTTCGAGGAGGGGCAGAAGATGGGCGAGCTGGTGGAGGATGAGCCCCGCCGCCTTATCACGACCTACTTGACGGTACTGACGGCCCTGATGGTGCTCAATACACATGAGCATGAGGATTTCCGCCAAATGGAGCCGGCCGTGCTTCTTCGCATGATCGCCAAGCCGGGGGCGCTATAA
- a CDS encoding ABC transporter ATP-binding protein, with translation MITIRALEAARGPFRLHVPELAIGRGLTLLTGRNGSGKSTLLNILSTAWLPDRGGIDYDGLSLAESRPILRSRIGFLPSGLELHEDMTAEKFLRYMGELKGIYDQEPARTLLEEMDLTSLRRRRIRELSQGQRQKLALAQALLGQPAYLFLDEPLTFLDSGERRQVVSWLGRYALRRHVVVSSHELNEWEPAESILWLNEGGVLFHGPAEEWGRDLPLSVWTGTVNESEWADLSQELVMGWRQVPGGREVRVMAPEPPASGFVPADPTREDAYFIRRYVLRESRTKGE, from the coding sequence ATGATCACGATCCGCGCGCTGGAGGCCGCCCGGGGGCCGTTCCGGCTCCACGTTCCGGAGCTTGCCATCGGCCGCGGCCTGACCCTGCTGACGGGGCGCAACGGATCAGGCAAATCCACGCTGCTGAATATCCTCTCCACCGCTTGGCTGCCGGACCGCGGCGGGATCGACTACGACGGCTTGTCCTTGGCGGAAAGCCGGCCGATCCTTCGCAGCCGCATCGGATTCCTTCCCTCGGGACTGGAGCTCCACGAAGACATGACGGCGGAGAAATTCCTCCGCTACATGGGCGAGCTGAAAGGCATTTACGACCAGGAGCCGGCCCGGACCCTGCTGGAGGAGATGGACCTGACTTCCCTAAGAAGGAGGCGGATCCGCGAGCTCTCCCAAGGGCAGCGGCAGAAGCTTGCCCTGGCCCAGGCTCTGCTGGGCCAGCCGGCGTATCTCTTTCTGGACGAGCCGCTGACCTTCCTCGACAGCGGGGAACGCCGCCAAGTCGTCAGCTGGCTCGGCCGGTATGCCCTCCGGCGGCATGTGGTCGTGTCGTCCCACGAGCTGAATGAATGGGAGCCGGCCGAGTCCATCCTGTGGCTGAACGAAGGCGGCGTTCTTTTTCATGGGCCTGCGGAGGAATGGGGCCGGGACCTTCCTCTGTCGGTATGGACCGGCACCGTAAATGAGTCGGAGTGGGCCGACCTATCCCAGGAACTTGTCATGGGGTGGAGGCAGGTGCCTGGCGGCCGGGAGGTTCGCGTGATGGCCCCGGAACCCCCGGCTTCCGGGTTCGTGCCTGCCGATCCGACTCGGGAGGATGCGTACTTCATCCGCCGGTATGTGCTAAGGGAGAGCCGGACGAAAGGCGAATAA